From the genome of Biomphalaria glabrata chromosome 1, xgBioGlab47.1, whole genome shotgun sequence, one region includes:
- the LOC106055778 gene encoding mitochondrial protein C2orf69 homolog isoform X1: MNGHSRCFSFYPLLAPILGIFKLKYHTKQSKIQKSFLFSLNSIFGCKLLSMDTTCSASEDFYQQRLHQIAGDADKTNDIYVCGQKQNCKEHIIFFGGDVQDYPENMERHRDNKRYIHWNTESTAKLIHHKFPSSLVFVVKPTRMHLLTFAVYSHFFEANDFGNPTHSDNSGAIRHLNCLYNSAVKVVYSEDDEGSDIANLNVSIRLLGFSKGCTVLNQIVYELHLSDHDPVIKSFLEKVTAFYWLDGGHSGGANSHTWVTDDSALKQLALLGCDIFIHVSPYQVRDPMRKWIGQQESKFYKKLMALKAKVREKEHFESEPACIENHFKVLEVF, translated from the exons ATGAATGGTCATAGTAGATGTTTCTCTTTCTATCCATTATTGGCCCCTATACTTGGAATATTTAAACTT aaataccACACCAAGCAATCAAAGATTCAAAAGAGCTTTCTATTTTCTCT GAATAGCATTTTTGGCTGCAAACTGTTAAGTATGGACACAACCTGCTCAGCTAGTGAAGACTTCTATCAGCAAAGGTTGCATCAAATAGCAGGAGATGCAGACAAAACTAATGATATTTATGTTTGTGGGCAGAAGCAGAATTGTAAGGAGCACATTATATTTTTTGGTGGAGATGtacag GATTATCCTGAAAATATGGAACGACATCGTGACAATAAACGCTATATTCATTGGAACACAGAATCCACAGCAAAACTGATACATCACAAATTTCCATCTTCACTTGTTTTTGTTGTCAAGCCAACAAGAATGCACTTGTTAACATTTGCTgtttattcacatttttttgaagCCAATGACTTTGGCAATCCCACCCACTCAGATAACAGTGGAGCCATCAGGCACTTGAATTGTCTTTACAATTCAGCAGTCAAAGTTGTGTATTCAGAAGATGATGAAGGATCAGATATTgcaaatttaaatgtttctatACGTCTCCTGGGATTTAGCAAAGGGTGCACAGTCCTAAATCAAATAGTATATGAACTGCACTTGTCTGATCATGATCCAGTTATAaaaagctttcttgaaaagGTAACAGCATTTTACTGGCTAGATGGTGGGCATAGTGGGGGAGCCAACAGTCACACGTGGGTGACGGATGACAGTGCATTAAAACAACTGGCTTTGCTAGGCTGTGACATTTTCATTCATGTTTCACCATATCAAGTTAGAGATCCTATGAGGAAATGGATTGGACAGCAAGAAtctaaattttacaaaaaattaatGGCTCTAAAAGCTAAAGTTCGAGAAAAAGAGCACTTTGAGTCAGAACCTGCCTGTATTGAGAATCATTTCAAAGTATTAgaagtattttaa
- the LOC106055778 gene encoding mitochondrial protein C2orf69 homolog isoform X2, producing the protein MVIVDVSLSIHYWPLYLEYLNLNSIFGCKLLSMDTTCSASEDFYQQRLHQIAGDADKTNDIYVCGQKQNCKEHIIFFGGDVQDYPENMERHRDNKRYIHWNTESTAKLIHHKFPSSLVFVVKPTRMHLLTFAVYSHFFEANDFGNPTHSDNSGAIRHLNCLYNSAVKVVYSEDDEGSDIANLNVSIRLLGFSKGCTVLNQIVYELHLSDHDPVIKSFLEKVTAFYWLDGGHSGGANSHTWVTDDSALKQLALLGCDIFIHVSPYQVRDPMRKWIGQQESKFYKKLMALKAKVREKEHFESEPACIENHFKVLEVF; encoded by the exons ATGGTCATAGTAGATGTTTCTCTTTCTATCCATTATTGGCCCCTATACTTGGAATATTTAAACTT GAATAGCATTTTTGGCTGCAAACTGTTAAGTATGGACACAACCTGCTCAGCTAGTGAAGACTTCTATCAGCAAAGGTTGCATCAAATAGCAGGAGATGCAGACAAAACTAATGATATTTATGTTTGTGGGCAGAAGCAGAATTGTAAGGAGCACATTATATTTTTTGGTGGAGATGtacag GATTATCCTGAAAATATGGAACGACATCGTGACAATAAACGCTATATTCATTGGAACACAGAATCCACAGCAAAACTGATACATCACAAATTTCCATCTTCACTTGTTTTTGTTGTCAAGCCAACAAGAATGCACTTGTTAACATTTGCTgtttattcacatttttttgaagCCAATGACTTTGGCAATCCCACCCACTCAGATAACAGTGGAGCCATCAGGCACTTGAATTGTCTTTACAATTCAGCAGTCAAAGTTGTGTATTCAGAAGATGATGAAGGATCAGATATTgcaaatttaaatgtttctatACGTCTCCTGGGATTTAGCAAAGGGTGCACAGTCCTAAATCAAATAGTATATGAACTGCACTTGTCTGATCATGATCCAGTTATAaaaagctttcttgaaaagGTAACAGCATTTTACTGGCTAGATGGTGGGCATAGTGGGGGAGCCAACAGTCACACGTGGGTGACGGATGACAGTGCATTAAAACAACTGGCTTTGCTAGGCTGTGACATTTTCATTCATGTTTCACCATATCAAGTTAGAGATCCTATGAGGAAATGGATTGGACAGCAAGAAtctaaattttacaaaaaattaatGGCTCTAAAAGCTAAAGTTCGAGAAAAAGAGCACTTTGAGTCAGAACCTGCCTGTATTGAGAATCATTTCAAAGTATTAgaagtattttaa
- the LOC106055778 gene encoding mitochondrial protein C2orf69 homolog isoform X3, with amino-acid sequence MLNSIFGCKLLSMDTTCSASEDFYQQRLHQIAGDADKTNDIYVCGQKQNCKEHIIFFGGDVQDYPENMERHRDNKRYIHWNTESTAKLIHHKFPSSLVFVVKPTRMHLLTFAVYSHFFEANDFGNPTHSDNSGAIRHLNCLYNSAVKVVYSEDDEGSDIANLNVSIRLLGFSKGCTVLNQIVYELHLSDHDPVIKSFLEKVTAFYWLDGGHSGGANSHTWVTDDSALKQLALLGCDIFIHVSPYQVRDPMRKWIGQQESKFYKKLMALKAKVREKEHFESEPACIENHFKVLEVF; translated from the exons GAATAGCATTTTTGGCTGCAAACTGTTAAGTATGGACACAACCTGCTCAGCTAGTGAAGACTTCTATCAGCAAAGGTTGCATCAAATAGCAGGAGATGCAGACAAAACTAATGATATTTATGTTTGTGGGCAGAAGCAGAATTGTAAGGAGCACATTATATTTTTTGGTGGAGATGtacag GATTATCCTGAAAATATGGAACGACATCGTGACAATAAACGCTATATTCATTGGAACACAGAATCCACAGCAAAACTGATACATCACAAATTTCCATCTTCACTTGTTTTTGTTGTCAAGCCAACAAGAATGCACTTGTTAACATTTGCTgtttattcacatttttttgaagCCAATGACTTTGGCAATCCCACCCACTCAGATAACAGTGGAGCCATCAGGCACTTGAATTGTCTTTACAATTCAGCAGTCAAAGTTGTGTATTCAGAAGATGATGAAGGATCAGATATTgcaaatttaaatgtttctatACGTCTCCTGGGATTTAGCAAAGGGTGCACAGTCCTAAATCAAATAGTATATGAACTGCACTTGTCTGATCATGATCCAGTTATAaaaagctttcttgaaaagGTAACAGCATTTTACTGGCTAGATGGTGGGCATAGTGGGGGAGCCAACAGTCACACGTGGGTGACGGATGACAGTGCATTAAAACAACTGGCTTTGCTAGGCTGTGACATTTTCATTCATGTTTCACCATATCAAGTTAGAGATCCTATGAGGAAATGGATTGGACAGCAAGAAtctaaattttacaaaaaattaatGGCTCTAAAAGCTAAAGTTCGAGAAAAAGAGCACTTTGAGTCAGAACCTGCCTGTATTGAGAATCATTTCAAAGTATTAgaagtattttaa
- the LOC106055778 gene encoding mitochondrial protein C2orf69 homolog isoform X4, giving the protein MDTTCSASEDFYQQRLHQIAGDADKTNDIYVCGQKQNCKEHIIFFGGDVQDYPENMERHRDNKRYIHWNTESTAKLIHHKFPSSLVFVVKPTRMHLLTFAVYSHFFEANDFGNPTHSDNSGAIRHLNCLYNSAVKVVYSEDDEGSDIANLNVSIRLLGFSKGCTVLNQIVYELHLSDHDPVIKSFLEKVTAFYWLDGGHSGGANSHTWVTDDSALKQLALLGCDIFIHVSPYQVRDPMRKWIGQQESKFYKKLMALKAKVREKEHFESEPACIENHFKVLEVF; this is encoded by the exons ATGGACACAACCTGCTCAGCTAGTGAAGACTTCTATCAGCAAAGGTTGCATCAAATAGCAGGAGATGCAGACAAAACTAATGATATTTATGTTTGTGGGCAGAAGCAGAATTGTAAGGAGCACATTATATTTTTTGGTGGAGATGtacag GATTATCCTGAAAATATGGAACGACATCGTGACAATAAACGCTATATTCATTGGAACACAGAATCCACAGCAAAACTGATACATCACAAATTTCCATCTTCACTTGTTTTTGTTGTCAAGCCAACAAGAATGCACTTGTTAACATTTGCTgtttattcacatttttttgaagCCAATGACTTTGGCAATCCCACCCACTCAGATAACAGTGGAGCCATCAGGCACTTGAATTGTCTTTACAATTCAGCAGTCAAAGTTGTGTATTCAGAAGATGATGAAGGATCAGATATTgcaaatttaaatgtttctatACGTCTCCTGGGATTTAGCAAAGGGTGCACAGTCCTAAATCAAATAGTATATGAACTGCACTTGTCTGATCATGATCCAGTTATAaaaagctttcttgaaaagGTAACAGCATTTTACTGGCTAGATGGTGGGCATAGTGGGGGAGCCAACAGTCACACGTGGGTGACGGATGACAGTGCATTAAAACAACTGGCTTTGCTAGGCTGTGACATTTTCATTCATGTTTCACCATATCAAGTTAGAGATCCTATGAGGAAATGGATTGGACAGCAAGAAtctaaattttacaaaaaattaatGGCTCTAAAAGCTAAAGTTCGAGAAAAAGAGCACTTTGAGTCAGAACCTGCCTGTATTGAGAATCATTTCAAAGTATTAgaagtattttaa